A single Pseudochaenichthys georgianus chromosome 10, fPseGeo1.2, whole genome shotgun sequence DNA region contains:
- the atoh1b gene encoding protein atonal homolog 1b, which produces MTAKSELSSWPEFPEDFSMAHINSKTWISSNSLHAFSRRDGSAAAGLSLEDRVPMGLTETDSDRAEEGGQVSHFGPQKHRRVAANARERRRMNGLNQAFDELRSVIPSMENERKLSKYDTLQLAQIYINELSELLTGVVNPECRSPAEKRMSLIHSLTAQSQSPLSGEQRDPSVGHIIIFGSDSNQSMTSSNGSDGESLHLSDMEESLSGRQ; this is translated from the coding sequence ATGACTGCAAAATCAGAACTATCAAGCTGGCCGGAGTTCCCAGAGGATTTCAGCATGGCTCACATCAACTCCAAAACGTGGATTTCTTCTAACTCACTCCATGCGTTCTCCAGGAGGGACGGTTCTGCAGCCGCGGGGCTCTCGCTGGAAGACCGTGTGCCAATGGGCCTCACAGAGACTGACTCTGACAGAGCAGAGGAGGGGGGGCAGGTGAGCCACTTTGGCCCGCAGAAACACAGGCGCGTCGCAGCCAACgccagggagaggaggaggatgaacGGCCTGAACCAAGCGTTCGACGAGCTGAGGAGCGTCATCCCCTCAATGGAGAACGAGAGAAAGTTGTCCAAGTATGACACCCTCCAATTGGCGCAGATTTACATCAATGAGTTGTCGGAGCTGCTGACCGGTGTGGTTAACCCTGAGTGCAGGAGTCCTGCGGAAAAGAGGATGAGTCTGATCCACTCTCTCACTGCGCAAAGCCAGAGCCCTCTGAGCGGGGAACAGAGGGACCCCTCAGTAGGCCACATTATTATATTTGGATCTGACTCTAATCAATCAATGACTTCTTCCAACGGCAGTGATGGGGAATCTTTGCACCTCAGTGACATGGAGGAAAGTCTGAGTGGAAGACAGTGA
- the ddx41 gene encoding probable ATP-dependent RNA helicase DDX41, with product METENRSKKRPNVEEERSILEEAEADDYVPYVPVKIRKHQMLQKMLRLRGKAVDEEHKDSGEEQRDEDEGLGPRSNVSLLDQHQHLKEKAEARKESAKEKQLKEEEKILESVAEGRALMSVKEMAKGIIYDDPIKTSWKAPRYILNMPNTRNERVRKKFHILSDGDGIPPPIKSFREMKLPPAILKGLKKKGIVHPTPIQIQGIPTVLAGRDMIGIAFTGSGKTLVFTLPIIMFALEQEKRLPFVKREGPYGLVICPSRELARQTHGILEYYCKLLEDEGAPQLRTALCIGGMSVKDQMEVVNHGVHMMVATPGRLMDLLQKKMVSLDICRYLILDEADRMIDMGFEEDIRTIFSYFKGQRQTLLFSATMPKKIQNFAKSALVKPITINVGRAGAASLDVIQEVEYVKEEAKMVYLLECLQKTPPPVLIFAEKKADVDAIHEYLLLKGVEAVAIHGGKDQEERTKAIEAFKEGKKDVLVATDVASKGLDFPAIQHVVNYDMPEEIENYVHRIGRTGRSGQTGVATTFINKGCDESVLMDLKALLVEAKQKVPPVLQVLQTGDETMLDIGGERGCTFCGGLGHRITDCPKLEAMQTKQVTNIGRKDYLAHSSMDF from the exons ATGGAGACTGAAAATCGATCCAAAAAG AGACCCAATGTGGAGGAGGAAAGGTCTATCTTAGAGGAAGCGGAGGCGGACGACTATGTTCCGTATGTTCCTGTCAAAATTAGGAAACATCAAATG CTACAGAAGATGTTACGTCTGCGAGGAAAGGCGGTGGACGAGGAGCATAAGGACAGTGGGGAGGAGCAGAGGGACGAGGACGAGGGTCTCGGTCCGCGCTCTAATGTCAGTCTCCTCGACCAGCATCAGCACCTCAAAGAAAAAGCAGAAG CCCGTAAGGAGTCAGCCAAGGAGAAGCAGCTGAAAGAGGAAGAAAAGATTCTTGAGAGTGTCGCAGAAGGCAGAG CTTTGATGTCTGTGAAGGAAATGGCCAAAGGTATCATATATGATGATCCCATAAAAACAAG CTGGAAGGCACCCCGGTACATCCTGAACATGCCAAACACTCGAAATGAACGCGTCAGGAAGAAGTTTCACATCCTTTCTGATGGAGACGGCATCCCTCCTCCAATCAAAAGCTTCAGGGAGATGAAGCTTCCACCAG CAATTCTTAAAGGTTTGAAAAAGAAGGGAATTGTGCATCCCACACCAATTCAAATCCAAGGAATCCCTACAGT TCTCGCAGGTCGAGACATGATTGGAATAGCCTTCACTGGATCCGGAAAGACTTTGGTCTTCACTCTGCCCATCATCATGTTTGCCCTGGAGCAGGAGAAAAGGCTGCCTTTCGTCAAGAGAGAAGGACCGTATGGACTCGTCATCTGTCCTTCT CGAGAGTTGGCGAGGCAGACTCACGGCATCCTGGAGTACTACTGCAAGCTGCTGGAGGACGAAGGAGCTCCTCAGCTGCGAACTGCTCTCTGCATCGGAGGAATGTCTGTCAAGGATCAGATGGAAGTAGTTAACCA TGGTGTGCACATGATGGTGGCTACCCCTGGACGACTGATGGACTTGCTGCAGAAGAAGATGGTGAGTCTGGACATCTGCCGCTACCTGATCCTGGATGAGGCTGATAGGATGATTGACATGGGCTTTGAGGAAGACATCCGAACCATCTTCTCTTACTTCAAG GGGCAAAGACAAACGCTGCTTTTCAGTGCCACTATGCCCAAGAAGATCCAGAACTTTGCCAAGAGCGCGCTGGTCAAACCCATCACCATCAATGTGGGCAGAGCTGGAGCTGCCAGCTTGGATGTCATCCAG gaagtGGAATACGTCAAGGAGGAGGCCAAGATGGTGTACCTGCTCGAGTGTCTCCAGAAAACACCACCTCCT GTGCTGATATTTGCTGAGAAGAAAGCCGATGTAGATGCCATCCATGAGTATCTGCTGCTCAAAGGAGTGGAAGCAGTGGCCATCCATGGAGGAAAAG ATCAAGAGGAAAGAACAAAAGCCATAGAGGCGTTTAAAGAAGGAAAGAAGGATGTCTTAGTGGCCACAGACGTTGCCTCCAAGGGTCTGGATTTCCCAGCTATACAGCATGTAGTGAATTATGACATGCCTGAGGAGATAGAAAACTATG TCCACAGAATTGGTAGAACTGGACGATCAGGCCAGACTGGTGTTGCCACTACGTTCATCAATAAGGGCTGTG ATGAGTCGGTGTTGATGGATCTCAAAGCCCTGCTGGTTGAAGCCAAGCAGAAAGTTCCTCCAGTGTTGCAGGTGCTCCAGACAGGAGACGAGACCATGCTGGACATCGGAG GAGAGAGGGGCTGCACATTCTGCGGTGGTCTGGGTCATCGTATCACAGACTGTCCCAAGTTGGAGGCCATGCAGACCAAGCAGGTCACCAACATCGGGCGCAAAGACTACCTGGCTCATAGCTCAATGGACTtctaa
- the dok3 gene encoding docking protein 3 has product MEVVFKEGNLYLQSVKFGKKSWRKVWMVLFKPSSSGVGRFELSVLDKNGAAEQRKVCRQKTPERKVVRLQDCLSFIPAPKVSCPSGCTAFYLHTAQCSFTLASTTSQDWLSALSLLAFQKDPGESHKGTFERGNGLTMEDNDIYSSWKTDVTLPPNHYQVIVQSTEASRRCRLAGKYLASPQKEALILLEINTDHIIYRWPYRILRKFGHVEDGFSIEAGRHCESGEGVFTFLSEHGSQIFQAISDQCSMERRSSSKPHRSSMCELSTGILPTTTNWCPAPPVYNHADVDTEDQSPTQYSTINYNPVLNGRPLSLVEPHSNEMLGEEGEEERCHSLDAVNQGNVMEDDIYYNVRRVTLPMIRQNEIKPKMDPECIYAHVKKGDPHSEPQLQLLSSPYPQPPPCTFPQSVPYATAHYQYQHQPSANDFFQPGYNAQAQAVDDMKETEEDMSCSTLVTPTEARGSFKHRLAEILSKDLAKFQPPIPSGAGSPTFSH; this is encoded by the exons ATGGAGGTCGTCTTCAAGGAAGGAAACCTGTACCTTCAGAGCGTCAAGTTTGGAAAA AAATCATGGCGGAAAGTATGGATGGTGCTTTTTAAACCCAGCTCCTCGGGGGTCGGTCGGTTTGAGCTCTCTGTACTTGACAAAAATGGCGCTGCTGAGCAGAGGAAGGTCTGTCGGCAGAAAACACCTGAAAGAAAAGTGGTGCGTCTCCAGGACTGCCTCAGTTTCATCCCTGCTCCAAAGGTGTCCTGCCCTTCGGGTTGCACCGCCTTCTACTTACACACCGCTCAATGCTCCTTCACCCTGGCCTCCACCACAAGCCAGGACTGGCTTAGTGCCCTCTCACTTCTGGCCTTCCAG AAGGATCCAGGGGAATCACACAAAGGGACTTTTGAAAGAGGAAATGGCTTGACCATGGAGGACAATGACATTTACTCATCTTGGAAGACCG ATGTGACCCTTCCTCCAAACCATTACCAAGTGATTGTCCAGAGCACTGAGGCATCGAGGAGGTGCCGGTTGGCTGGGAAGTATCTGGCCTCCCCACAGAAAGAGGCTCTGATACTTCTGGAGATCAATACTGATCACATAATCTACCGCTGGCCATACCGTATTTTGCGCAAATTTGGACATGTTGAG GACGGATTCAGCATTGAAGCAGGCCGCCACTGTGAGTCAGGAGAAGGCGTGTTCACCTTCCTGTCCGAACATGGTTCCCAGATCTTCCAGGCTATTTCAGATCAGTGCTCCATGGAGAGGAGGTCATCTAGCAAGCCACACAGATCATCGATGTGTGAGCTATCTACTGGTATCCTCCCAACCACAACCAACTGGTGCCCCGCTCCTCCAGTCTACAATCATGCAGATGTTGACACAGAGGACCAGTCTCCCACCCAATACTCTACTATTAATTACAACCCTGTACTAAATGGAAGGCCGCTATCTCTTGTTGAACCTCATAGCAATGAGATGCTTGGAGAGGAAGGTGAGGAGGAACGTTGTCATTCTCTGGACGCTGTAAACCAAGGTAATGTCATGGAGGACGACATTTATTACAACGTAAGGAGAGTCACACTTCCAATGATCAGACAAAATGAGATCAAACCAAAGATGGACCCAGAGTGCATCTATGCCCATGTGAAAAAAGGGGATCCTCATTCAGAGCCCCAGCTGCAGCTCTTGTCGTCACCCTACCCACAGCCTCCCCCCTGCACCTTTCCCCAGTCTGTCCCCTACGCCACAGCCCATTATCAATACCAGCATCAGCCCTCTGCAAATGACTTCTTCCAGCCAGGGTACAATGCACAGGCACAGGCGGTGGATGACATGAAGGAGACGGAGGAGGACATGAGCTGCTCCACCCTTGTTACCCCCACAGAGGCCCGTGGCAGTTTTAAACACAGGCTGGCAGAAATCCTTTCTAAGGACCTGGCCAAGTTCCAGCCACCTATTCCCTCTGGAGCAGGCAGCCCCACGTTTTCTCATTAG